A stretch of Shinella zoogloeoides DNA encodes these proteins:
- a CDS encoding MBL fold metallo-hydrolase RNA specificity domain-containing protein, with protein sequence MLSLKSLGAAGTVTGSKHLLTLGGHRILIDCGLFQGLKNLRDLNWTPLPVSPREIDAVILTHAHLDHCGYLPRLVREGYRGKIYATPATRDVAELILMDSGHLQEKDAEFLNRHKLSRHQPALPLYTVHDAQNAVEHFSTVAFDQTVRLSNGAWFRFHRAGHILGAAWVEMAWGGQRIVFSGDIGRYGDPLMPDPARPVEADYVMIESTYGNRIHDKTDPEEALRAVVERTIRRGGTLVVPAFAVGRAQELLYYFWKLKQAGVLGDVPVFLDSPMAIDATGLMGRHPRDHRLDPESCKRVFGIAHYTDDVEASKAISSSRVPKIVISASGMATGGRVLHHLKAFAPDARNTILLAGFQAAGTRGRSLQDGAKELKIHGAWIPVNAEVAHLDMLSAHADADELMRWLSGCPRPPRKVFIVHGEAEASEALRVRIGRELGWESVVPRLDQEFVL encoded by the coding sequence ATGCTGTCACTGAAATCGCTTGGTGCTGCCGGAACCGTTACCGGCTCGAAGCATCTGCTCACCCTGGGGGGACACCGCATCCTGATCGATTGCGGTCTTTTCCAGGGTCTGAAGAACCTGCGTGACCTCAACTGGACGCCCCTGCCGGTGTCACCCCGCGAGATCGACGCGGTGATCCTGACGCATGCACATCTCGATCATTGCGGATATTTGCCGCGCCTGGTGCGCGAGGGCTACCGCGGCAAGATCTATGCGACGCCCGCCACCCGCGATGTCGCCGAGCTGATCCTCATGGACAGCGGCCATCTGCAGGAAAAGGACGCGGAATTCCTCAACCGGCACAAGCTGTCCCGCCACCAGCCGGCTCTTCCACTCTACACCGTCCATGATGCGCAAAACGCCGTGGAGCACTTCTCGACCGTTGCATTCGACCAGACCGTGCGGCTTTCCAATGGAGCATGGTTCCGTTTCCACCGCGCTGGTCACATTCTCGGTGCGGCATGGGTGGAGATGGCCTGGGGTGGGCAGAGGATCGTCTTTTCCGGCGATATCGGCCGATACGGCGATCCGCTGATGCCGGACCCGGCCCGGCCGGTCGAGGCAGACTACGTCATGATCGAATCCACTTACGGCAATCGCATCCACGACAAGACCGACCCCGAAGAGGCCTTGCGGGCGGTCGTGGAGCGCACGATCAGACGTGGTGGGACGCTCGTCGTTCCGGCCTTTGCTGTCGGGCGCGCGCAGGAATTGCTCTATTATTTCTGGAAGCTGAAGCAGGCGGGGGTTCTCGGGGACGTACCCGTGTTCCTCGACAGCCCCATGGCCATCGATGCAACCGGGCTCATGGGCCGGCATCCGAGGGATCATCGGCTTGACCCCGAAAGCTGCAAGAGGGTGTTCGGCATCGCGCACTACACCGATGACGTCGAGGCATCGAAGGCGATCAGTTCAAGCCGGGTTCCGAAGATCGTCATTTCCGCCTCCGGCATGGCGACGGGCGGCCGTGTCCTGCATCATCTGAAAGCCTTCGCGCCGGATGCGCGCAATACGATCCTGCTCGCCGGCTTCCAGGCCGCCGGAACGAGAGGCCGCTCGCTGCAGGACGGCGCGAAGGAACTGAAGATTCATGGCGCCTGGATTCCGGTCAATGCGGAGGTGGCCCATCTCGATATGCTCTCGGCCCATGCCGATGCCGATGAGCTGATGCGCTGGCTTTCCGGCTGCCCGCGTCCGCCACGCAAGGTCTTCATCGTGCACGGCGAGGCCGAAGCATCGGAAGCCTTGCGCGTGCGCATAGGGCGCGAACTCGGTTGGGAGAGCGTGGTACCGCGCCTCGACCAGGAATTCGTGTTATGA
- a CDS encoding phosphoketolase family protein, which yields MANEPYTGNLALLDRYWRAANYLSVGQIYLMDNPLLREPLKAEHVKPRLLGHWGTTPGLNFIYVHLNRIIMARDADILYICGPGHGGPGMVANTYLEGTYSEIYPEIGEHETGLKALFRQFSFPGGIPSHAAPETPGSIHEGGELGYALVHAYGAAFDNPDLVVACVVGDGEAETGPLAAAWHSNKFLSPVSDGTVLPILHLNGYKIANPTVLARLPDEELAHLFTGYGYDPIFVAGHEPQAMHRDMAGALDRAFDRIAAIRAAAKDDPARRPRWPMIVLRSPKGWTGPKEVDGKVVENHWRSHQVPVSECRTNAAHRGILEAWMRSYDPEDLFDTDGRLKPELRSLAPKGARRMGASPHANGGVLRKELRTPDIGLYAVAVERPGAVEAQATKVLGDYLRDVIRLNATDRNFRVFGPDETASNRLTGVFEATDRVWMAERLPTDDHLAPEGRVMEVLSEHLCQGWLEGYLLTGRHGFFSCYEAFIHIVDSMFNQHAKWLKVARGLSWRKPVSSLNYLLTSHVWRQDHNGFSHQDPGFIDLVANKGSDIVRVYLPPDANTLLWVGDHCLKTWNRINVIVAGKQPAPQWLTMDEAASHCEAGLGIWDWAGTEGGLDPDVVMAAAGDVPTMEMLAAVDLLRQAVLGLRIRVVNVVDLMALQSPQHHPHGVSDEDFDRIFTRDRPVVFAHHGYPYLIHRLVYKRTNHPNFHVRGFVEEGTTTTPFDMTVMNKLDRYHLAIEAIERLPALAERKPDLVATLKAKLTAHHAYVREHGEDMPEIRDWKWPYVRQ from the coding sequence ATGGCAAACGAGCCTTATACTGGGAACCTCGCACTGCTCGACCGTTACTGGCGGGCGGCCAACTATCTCTCCGTCGGCCAGATTTACCTGATGGACAATCCGCTTCTGCGCGAACCGCTGAAGGCGGAGCATGTGAAGCCGCGCCTTCTCGGCCACTGGGGTACGACGCCGGGCCTCAATTTTATCTATGTCCATCTCAACCGGATCATCATGGCCCGCGATGCGGACATCCTCTATATCTGCGGCCCCGGCCATGGCGGGCCGGGCATGGTGGCCAACACCTATCTGGAAGGCACCTATTCGGAGATTTATCCGGAAATCGGTGAGCATGAGACAGGGCTGAAGGCTCTGTTCCGGCAGTTCTCCTTCCCCGGCGGTATTCCGAGCCATGCGGCCCCCGAAACGCCGGGATCCATTCATGAGGGCGGCGAACTCGGCTATGCGCTGGTGCATGCCTATGGTGCGGCGTTCGACAATCCTGACCTCGTCGTCGCCTGCGTGGTTGGAGACGGCGAGGCCGAGACCGGCCCACTCGCTGCCGCCTGGCATTCCAATAAATTCCTCAGCCCTGTCAGTGACGGCACAGTGCTGCCGATCCTCCATCTCAACGGCTACAAGATCGCCAATCCCACCGTGCTGGCGCGGCTACCGGACGAAGAACTCGCCCATCTCTTCACCGGCTATGGCTACGATCCGATCTTCGTCGCGGGTCACGAGCCGCAGGCCATGCACCGGGACATGGCGGGGGCGCTCGATCGGGCCTTCGACCGCATCGCGGCCATCCGCGCCGCGGCGAAGGACGATCCCGCCCGCAGGCCGCGCTGGCCGATGATCGTGCTGCGCAGCCCGAAGGGCTGGACGGGGCCTAAGGAGGTCGACGGCAAGGTCGTCGAGAACCATTGGCGCTCGCATCAGGTGCCAGTTTCCGAGTGCCGCACGAACGCTGCCCATCGCGGCATCCTCGAAGCCTGGATGCGCAGCTACGATCCCGAAGACCTCTTCGATACGGATGGCCGCCTGAAGCCGGAGTTGCGGTCGCTGGCGCCGAAAGGCGCGCGCCGCATGGGCGCCAGTCCGCACGCCAATGGCGGCGTCCTTCGCAAGGAGTTGCGCACGCCGGACATCGGCCTCTATGCGGTCGCCGTGGAACGGCCCGGCGCGGTCGAGGCGCAGGCGACGAAGGTTCTCGGCGACTATCTGCGCGATGTGATCCGGCTGAACGCGACCGACCGCAATTTCCGTGTCTTTGGGCCGGACGAGACGGCCTCCAACCGGCTCACAGGTGTCTTCGAGGCGACGGATAGGGTGTGGATGGCCGAGAGACTGCCGACGGACGATCACCTCGCGCCGGAAGGCCGCGTCATGGAAGTGCTCAGCGAGCATCTGTGTCAGGGCTGGCTTGAGGGCTACCTGCTCACCGGACGGCACGGTTTCTTCTCCTGCTACGAGGCCTTCATCCACATCGTCGACTCCATGTTCAACCAGCATGCCAAGTGGCTGAAGGTTGCGCGCGGGCTGTCCTGGCGCAAACCGGTTTCCTCGCTCAACTATCTGCTCACCTCCCATGTCTGGCGGCAGGACCACAACGGCTTCTCGCATCAGGATCCCGGCTTCATCGACCTCGTCGCCAACAAGGGATCGGACATCGTGCGCGTCTACCTGCCGCCAGATGCCAACACGCTGCTCTGGGTCGGCGACCATTGCCTGAAGACCTGGAACCGCATCAACGTCATCGTGGCCGGCAAGCAGCCGGCGCCGCAATGGCTGACGATGGACGAGGCGGCCTCCCATTGCGAGGCCGGACTTGGCATCTGGGACTGGGCGGGCACGGAAGGGGGACTAGATCCGGATGTGGTGATGGCCGCAGCCGGTGACGTACCGACCATGGAGATGCTCGCGGCGGTCGATCTGCTTCGACAGGCGGTGCTGGGGTTGCGCATCCGTGTCGTCAACGTCGTGGACCTGATGGCATTGCAGTCGCCGCAGCACCATCCGCACGGTGTTTCGGACGAGGATTTCGACCGGATTTTTACCCGAGACCGGCCGGTCGTGTTCGCCCATCACGGCTATCCGTATCTTATCCATCGGCTGGTCTACAAACGCACCAACCATCCGAATTTCCACGTCAGGGGCTTTGTCGAGGAGGGCACCACGACCACGCCCTTCGATATGACGGTGATGAACAAGCTCGACCGCTATCACCTCGCCATCGAGGCGATCGAACGCCTGCCGGCTCTTGCCGAGAGGAAACCGGACCTCGTCGCCACGCTCAAGGCGAAGCTCACCGCGCACCATGCCTATGTGCGTGAGCACGGCGAGGACATGCCCGAGATCCGCGACTGGAAATGGCCTTATGTGCGGCAATAG
- a CDS encoding GNAT family N-acetyltransferase has protein sequence MTKIDHTTTEHFLAFAGGSDAIVAAAMVACDPSTTKAEVAISVRADDKHKGVGWEMLRLAARFAQSRGAKTLESLESRENHEAIELEREQGFVAAPYPDDPTLVLIRKDLGSA, from the coding sequence ATGACGAAGATCGATCACACCACCACGGAGCACTTTCTTGCCTTCGCCGGCGGCAGCGACGCGATCGTCGCAGCGGCGATGGTGGCCTGCGATCCATCGACGACAAAGGCCGAGGTGGCGATTTCCGTTCGCGCCGACGACAAACACAAGGGCGTCGGCTGGGAGATGCTGCGCTTGGCAGCCCGCTTTGCACAAAGCCGTGGCGCAAAGACGCTGGAGTCGCTGGAAAGCCGCGAAAACCACGAGGCCATCGAACTCGAACGGGAACAGGGTTTCGTCGCCGCCCCCTACCCCGACGATCCAACGCTTGTCCTCATCCGCAAGGACCTTGGGTCCGCCTGA